The proteins below are encoded in one region of Maribacter aestuarii:
- a CDS encoding DinB family protein has translation MNVSELRKNEYNPYYQVYINALGNGDLKETLSKQCDNFPKFIKSIPEEKLYYAYGKDKWTIAEVLLHIIDTERVFQYRALRFARMDRTPLPGFDQDLFVPNSNANNRTKKSLVEEYIAVRKSTIALYSSFDRADLQKVGVASDSETSVAALGFIICGHQRHHRDVIRERYLQD, from the coding sequence ATGAACGTTTCAGAACTTAGAAAGAATGAATACAATCCTTATTATCAAGTTTATATCAATGCCTTGGGCAATGGTGATTTAAAGGAAACATTAAGTAAACAATGCGATAATTTTCCAAAATTCATAAAATCCATTCCTGAGGAGAAATTGTATTATGCTTACGGTAAGGACAAATGGACAATAGCGGAGGTCCTACTTCATATCATTGATACCGAGCGTGTTTTTCAGTATAGGGCGTTACGCTTTGCACGAATGGACAGGACACCACTGCCAGGGTTTGATCAAGATTTATTCGTGCCAAACTCTAATGCGAACAATAGAACCAAGAAATCTTTAGTTGAGGAATATATTGCTGTAAGGAAGTCAACAATCGCGTTATATTCTTCCTTTGATAGAGCCGATTTACAAAAAGTGGGTGTTGCAAGCGATTCTGAGACTTCCGTTGCCGCTTTAGGTTTTATTATTTGCGGACATCAAAGGCATCATAGGGATGTAATTAGGGAGAGGTATTTACAGGATTAA